CAAGTTCATCTATTATTTCCATTGCTCTTATCTTAGGACACCCTGTAATTGAGCCTCCGGGAAAAACCGCTTTTATCAAATCCACCTGATCCTTGTCATCTTTCAGTATTCCTTCAACAACAGATACAAGATGGTATACATTCTGGTATGCTTCTATTCTTTTGTGCTCTGATACTTCAACTGATCCGGCCCTGCAAACTTTACCCAGATCATTTCGAAGAAGATCAACTATCATTGATAATTCAGCATCATCTTTACTGCTTTTTAAAAGTTCGCTTTTTAGCTTTTCATCTTCTGCGATGGTTATTCCTCTTGGTCTTGTTCCTTTTATCGGTCTTGTTTCAACCTGAGTTTCCTGTTGCAGTATAAAACGTTCTGGAGAAGTAGAAATGATCTGAAGATTTTTTCCTCCATTAATAAATGAAAAAAATGGGGCGGGATTTTTTTCATAAAGCATCGCAAAAAGAGCAAAAGCGTCTCCTGTAAAATCGGCTATAAAACGCTGCGAAAGGTTGACCTGATAAACATCACCTGCTTTGATATATTCTTTTATTTTATTTACTGCTTCAACATATAAATCTTTACTGAAACAAGATGTTAAATTTCCGGCATATATTGCATTATGCTTTCTTAAAACTCCGCCTTCAAATATTTGCATAAATGACTTTAGGGCATTGTCTTTATCTTTGTTTTGTTCAGAAACAATCAGATCCGTTTCATTTGTTGATTTGTCATGAACAAATACTATTGAATGAGCATAAAACAAAACATCCGGCATTTGTATATCATTGATACTTGTTCTGGGTAATTTTTCAAGCGAGTCTTTAAGATCATAGGATAAATACCCCATAAGTCCGGATATGAAAGGGATATCTTTTACTGTAACATCTATTTTATATTTGTCTAATATAAAACGAAGCACATCGAAAGGGTTTAAATCATATTGAATGGTTCCTTCAACAGTAGTTACGGAAAGATTTTGATTATAACCTGAAACAGTCAGCCAGGGAAGTATACCCATTACATGATATCTGGCACAATCATAGTCTCCGCCACTCATCAAAACAACAGTTCCTTCAAGATGGGCAAACCTTGAGGCAAAATCTTTAAACGGTTCATCCAATTCAATTTTTTGCCTGTAATTATTATTTAATTTTATCTCAAAGTCCTTTCTTGCTGACATAATATTCAGATCTTAAGGCTTATTAATTTTTAAAAAATTATCCACCAGGATTCGCCCGTTCTCAGTTAAAAAACTTTCCGGATGGAATTGAACACCATGAAGCGGATAAACATTATGAGAAAGTCCCATGATAGTTTCATCATGGGTTTTGGCTGTAACATCAAGCATGCTACCGTTTAATTTAACCATAAGCGAATGATATCGCGCTGCCCTGAAAGGAGACGGCATTCCTTTGAAAATTCCACTTTCATTATGTTCAATAATAGATGTTTTTCCATGCATAGGCTGAAAAGCTCTAACCGTAATACCCCCAAAAACCTCGTTGATGCATTGCATTCCAAGGCAAACACCAAGAATTGGAGTTTCTTTATAAAAAGTTTTTATAATGAGTGTAGATATACCCGCATTTGCAGGATCTTTCGGGCCCGGACTAATTAAAATATAGTCCGGGTTCATCACCTTAATTTGCCTGATAGTAATCATATCATTTCTGCAAACATCTATTAAAAGATCATAGTGCATAAACATCTGAGCAAGATTAAATGTAAATGAATCATAATTATCTATTATTAAGAGCTTTTTCAAATTGAAATTCCTGATAAAACCAAAAAATATAAAAGTTTAAGTATTAAAAATGTTTAATATGTCCATCAAATATTAAAAATCAATTAAAGGCAATTTTTTTTTACTGATTATTAAATAATAATTTGCGCAAACATTTCGACAAAGAATACTTATATAATAATTTGCAATTAAAATATAATTGCTTGACGCATAACACTTAATAATTTATAGAGATACAATTGTTTATTTTATATTTGAAGGTAAATTGCACTATATTTAAGGGAGAACAAAATAATGCAAATAATCTGTAAAGAATTTAGCAAAATATTTTATGTAGTACCGTATATAGAAAAAGTGTTATTAACTGGGCTGAAACCAAAGGGAATATGCGTTGATAAACTCTATCTGTAAAAAGCAATACTACCCTACCCTGATCTATCTTTTTATTTTTATATCCTTTTTATTTAATTCGGATTTAGTTTTAGCTTCAGACAACTTGCCAAAGCCTCGTAATAAAACCAACTATAAAAACAAATCCAATATAACTGCAAAAACCAGGGCTGCCGTGGCTATGGATGTATCATCAGGGAAGATACTTTATGCTAAAAATCCTGATCTCAGGTGTCTTCCTGCAAGCACTGCAAAACTGATGACTGCTATTGTATCCATTGAAAATGCCGACCTAAATAATGTTATCACTGTGAGCAAGAAAGCTTCAAACGTATCGCCCCATAAAGCGGGTTTTAAAACAGGAGACAGGGTAACTGTGGAAAAGCTTCTTTATGCAGCATTGATTAGCTCATCAAACGATGCTGCTGTTGCCCTTGCAGAAGGAATCTCAGGATCTGTATCCGGGTTTGTCAAGCTGATGAATATAAAGGCCGCTGAAATAGGAGCAAATAACACCAGATTTATTAATCCAAACGGTCTTCCTGGCCCAGGACAATACATAACCGCTTCAGATCTGTCAAAAATAATGAAATATGCACTCAACTATCCAAAATTAAGAGAGATTATAGGCACACGTTTTACTGAAATTTCAACTCTTAACGGCACATCGATGCATTTAAAAAATACAAATAAGCTATTATGGTCTGATGGAGATATGATAGGAGGAAAAACAGGATATACACGAAGGGCAGGCCACTGTTTTGTGGGAGCTGCGGAGAGGGAAAATAATACGATAATAGTTGCACTTCTCGGAAGTTCGAGCAGAAAGACTCTCTGGAAACATTCGGAAACAATTATCAACAAGGGGTTTGAGGTAAAAGAAAATGATAAGAACCATGTTGTTTATTGCACACAAACAAAATCCTTCTTAAACAAACCATCGCTTAAAAGAGGTAAAAGATTATGATTAGTTTTGAATTGAGCGAAGAACAGCTATTTCTTTAACCTCTGTATCAAATTAAGAACAAAAACACCTATTGTCGTTCCCGATGTATTTAATACAAGATCTGAAAGCTGGGAAAATCTTGTTGGAAGATATGCCTGGATTAGTTCAATTGACATACTGAGTGAAAAACCGGCAATAACAACGACAACACAGATCGCATTAAATCCAAATTTATTTTTCTTTGCCAAAAAAGCTGATACAAAAAATCCAAATGGGATAAAACCAATAAGATTTATTGCCACATCCTTGATATAAGAAAATTTCCATACATCTTGAGATCTCACTGGCTCTAAAAATACTCTTTGAACCGGTTTAAATATTTCAGGGATTATAAGAGGATAACCTGAATCCGCATAATTATGGATAGTACTTTCTTTTCTCTCATCAAACGGATATAAACAGACAAGTCCGGCATTTTGTTTCAGCAATGCATAATCACCATCAATCCACGATTGATAATTTGCAGAAATCTGCTCCGGTGCTAAAGATTTATTATATATGGCAAGGCCCATAAATTCACCTTTCCAGAAACTGTGTCCTGTTGGTGAATTGCCGATTATAATGCATAAAGGCTCATCACCATATTCTGAAAGCATAGGAAAACCGGAATAAGACTTTGCATGCATGCCATTTAAATAAACAGCGGATTCTTTTTTATCTGATACTATTGTAATAAAAACATCCCGGTTTTTTAATAGAGCATTGTTTAAGCCTCTTTCCCTATAAGGTTCCCTGCGCTTAAACAGAGCCGGGTCATTAGTACGGCATCTTACAATCAGATGCGACCTCCATTGCCCTACAGTAATTACTCCAGGTAATTTACCATCGTAAAGATTAAAAATAGGCGGAAGATTTCCCGGTTCGTTTAGTGGTTTAACCCATAGTTCCACACTTATTGCTCTGTCGGAAAAAAGCGATTCATTAGACTTCTGCAAGCGGTCATGGCTTATAATCAAACCCTGGCCACTAAATGATACTCCATTATTATTTTGCAACCATTTGACTTTGTTTTTTGGGAAAAAGTTAAATGGCCAAAGTCCTGCTAATATTATGGCAATAACAACAGCAAAACAGAATATTTTTAAAAGAATGGTGTCAATATTGTTAATTTTGCTGATATATAATAAAATTGATTTCATATATTCTTGCACCTGATATCTTTCTATTATCTACTTATCAACTCATGAATCTATCAATTTCATAAGTATTCTTTCCCTTACCAGAGAAATAATTGCTTGACAAATAATTACAATACCAATACGTTAAAAACGTTTTAAACATCTGTTATTCCCATATGTTATTCAAAAACATCAATGCACGGAGCAAAACATATGAATTCTATGCGCAAAACTAAAAAACAGCTTATTGAAGAATTGGACAGTTTAAAG
This window of the Pseudomonadota bacterium genome carries:
- a CDS encoding D-alanyl-D-alanine carboxypeptidase produces the protein MINSICKKQYYPTLIYLFIFISFLFNSDLVLASDNLPKPRNKTNYKNKSNITAKTRAAVAMDVSSGKILYAKNPDLRCLPASTAKLMTAIVSIENADLNNVITVSKKASNVSPHKAGFKTGDRVTVEKLLYAALISSSNDAAVALAEGISGSVSGFVKLMNIKAAEIGANNTRFINPNGLPGPGQYITASDLSKIMKYALNYPKLREIIGTRFTEISTLNGTSMHLKNTNKLLWSDGDMIGGKTGYTRRAGHCFVGAAERENNTIIVALLGSSSRKTLWKHSETIINKGFEVKENDKNHVVYCTQTKSFLNKPSLKRGKRL
- a CDS encoding aminodeoxychorismate/anthranilate synthase component II translates to MKKLLIIDNYDSFTFNLAQMFMHYDLLIDVCRNDMITIRQIKVMNPDYILISPGPKDPANAGISTLIIKTFYKETPILGVCLGMQCINEVFGGITVRAFQPMHGKTSIIEHNESGIFKGMPSPFRAARYHSLMVKLNGSMLDVTAKTHDETIMGLSHNVYPLHGVQFHPESFLTENGRILVDNFLKINKP
- the pabB gene encoding aminodeoxychorismate synthase component I; protein product: MSARKDFEIKLNNNYRQKIELDEPFKDFASRFAHLEGTVVLMSGGDYDCARYHVMGILPWLTVSGYNQNLSVTTVEGTIQYDLNPFDVLRFILDKYKIDVTVKDIPFISGLMGYLSYDLKDSLEKLPRTSINDIQMPDVLFYAHSIVFVHDKSTNETDLIVSEQNKDKDNALKSFMQIFEGGVLRKHNAIYAGNLTSCFSKDLYVEAVNKIKEYIKAGDVYQVNLSQRFIADFTGDAFALFAMLYEKNPAPFFSFINGGKNLQIISTSPERFILQQETQVETRPIKGTRPRGITIAEDEKLKSELLKSSKDDAELSMIVDLLRNDLGKVCRAGSVEVSEHKRIEAYQNVYHLVSVVEGILKDDKDQVDLIKAVFPGGSITGCPKIRAMEIIDELEPCRRHIYTGAIGYISFHDTMDLSIAIRTISILSGKIVYSVGGGIVLDSNPQDEFDETLHKGRTIMDAFKSTKETSNINSVIWHNGMLKSSDDANVSACGEGFMYGYGFFETIRINKGNPAFLDEHILRFNDAWKYFFKDTAPDLTWEDIIRQVITENGLSNKTASIKIIAAKGGGGCLITNYDLLVIAKDYPGRIQLKTNKGLYLAFYDEPRQSPLASYKTLNYLYYYLAGQWAKENGADEALIVNPDGSLSETNTANIMVVYGKKIIRPLSPHVLPGIMSKAVRKLLLEWGYEFEDKLIFSNELFSADGVILTNSLMGAVPAIGLDGININSSFDLCEKINKILL
- a CDS encoding VanZ family protein; translation: MKSILLYISKINNIDTILLKIFCFAVVIAIILAGLWPFNFFPKNKVKWLQNNNGVSFSGQGLIISHDRLQKSNESLFSDRAISVELWVKPLNEPGNLPPIFNLYDGKLPGVITVGQWRSHLIVRCRTNDPALFKRREPYRERGLNNALLKNRDVFITIVSDKKESAVYLNGMHAKSYSGFPMLSEYGDEPLCIIIGNSPTGHSFWKGEFMGLAIYNKSLAPEQISANYQSWIDGDYALLKQNAGLVCLYPFDERKESTIHNYADSGYPLIIPEIFKPVQRVFLEPVRSQDVWKFSYIKDVAINLIGFIPFGFFVSAFLAKKNKFGFNAICVVVVIAGFSLSMSIELIQAYLPTRFSQLSDLVLNTSGTTIGVFVLNLIQRLKK